Proteins encoded in a region of the Candidatus Zixiibacteriota bacterium genome:
- a CDS encoding prolyl oligopeptidase family serine peptidase, with amino-acid sequence MFTAALISTSKTRTVVVLCCTLALAATLFAANLPTPPESGKQAVTDTYHNTDVTENYRWLEDFENTTVQEWNTAQNVYSREILDKVAARPAIKEFLTELMGGEATDYYYLKSQAGVLFAFKFQPPKEQPLLITLESPFDLATERAVLDLNERNPEGTTSIDFYVPSPDASLVAVSLSEFGSEKGNVHIFEVATGNELPDIVPGVNGPTAGGDVAWSADGSGFYYTRYPQPGERPEEDLSFYHQVFYHKMGAPIEKDTYSIGEEFPRIAENQLDASEDGQYFLTTVANGDGGEYTHYLLGPEGEWRQITQNADLIPTVKFGPDNSLYLLSNKNTPKGSILHLPPGETDLTLAKTIVAESDVTIKSFVPTERYLFLIDLDGGPTTMRVVRLADQTMKPIPTAPVSSAGSMFCVGGDVVLFRSTSYTEPSVYYQFNPLTWDMKRTSLYKTSPADFSDVEVVREFATSKDGTKVPVNIIKPQGTKLDGENPTILYAYGGYGISLSPRFDATLRLWLDQGGIYVVANLRGGGEYGEEWHLAGNLTQKQNVFDDFAACAEYLIESGYTNPSKLCIKGGSNGGLLMGAAFTQHPELYRAVVSSVGIYDMLRVELDPNGVFNITEFGTVKNPDHFKALYAYSPYHNVKVGTAYPSVLFLTGDHDGRVNPSQSRKMTACLQAATSSANPIMLRTDSKTGHGGGTALSRKIEYQTDVYAFIISQLDLKFKHDR; translated from the coding sequence ATGTTCACCGCCGCCCTCATTTCCACTTCCAAGACAAGAACCGTTGTCGTCCTTTGCTGTACTCTTGCACTGGCTGCAACACTCTTCGCAGCCAACCTGCCCACACCGCCCGAGAGCGGTAAACAAGCGGTGACGGATACCTATCATAACACCGATGTTACAGAAAACTACCGCTGGCTGGAGGATTTTGAAAACACAACAGTGCAGGAATGGAACACGGCACAGAACGTTTACTCAAGAGAGATTCTCGACAAGGTGGCGGCCAGACCGGCCATCAAAGAATTCCTCACCGAACTGATGGGTGGCGAGGCGACGGATTACTACTACCTGAAATCTCAGGCCGGTGTGCTCTTTGCCTTTAAGTTCCAACCCCCTAAAGAACAACCGCTTTTGATAACGCTCGAATCGCCGTTCGATCTCGCAACTGAAAGAGCCGTTCTCGATCTCAACGAGCGCAACCCGGAGGGCACGACGTCAATCGACTTCTATGTGCCGTCGCCTGATGCATCTCTGGTGGCTGTGTCGTTGTCGGAGTTCGGCAGTGAAAAAGGGAACGTCCACATTTTCGAGGTGGCGACCGGCAACGAACTGCCGGACATAGTTCCCGGTGTCAACGGACCTACCGCCGGTGGCGATGTTGCCTGGAGCGCCGATGGTTCCGGGTTCTACTACACTCGTTATCCGCAACCGGGCGAACGACCGGAGGAAGACCTCAGTTTCTACCATCAGGTGTTTTATCATAAGATGGGCGCCCCGATCGAGAAAGATACCTACTCGATCGGCGAGGAGTTTCCGCGCATTGCCGAGAACCAGCTGGATGCCTCGGAGGACGGTCAGTACTTCCTGACCACGGTGGCCAATGGTGACGGCGGCGAGTACACGCACTACCTGCTGGGGCCGGAGGGCGAATGGAGGCAGATAACGCAGAACGCCGATCTGATTCCGACCGTGAAATTCGGACCCGACAACTCGCTCTATCTGTTGTCCAACAAAAACACCCCGAAAGGGAGCATCCTGCACCTGCCGCCGGGCGAGACGGATCTTACCTTAGCCAAAACTATCGTGGCCGAGAGCGATGTAACCATCAAGAGCTTTGTACCTACCGAGCGGTATCTATTCTTGATCGATCTGGATGGCGGACCGACTACCATGCGGGTCGTGCGTCTGGCCGATCAAACAATGAAACCTATTCCGACCGCGCCGGTGAGTTCGGCGGGCAGTATGTTCTGTGTTGGCGGTGATGTCGTGCTGTTCAGGAGCACCAGCTACACGGAACCATCTGTCTATTACCAATTCAACCCACTCACCTGGGATATGAAAAGAACCTCTCTCTACAAAACATCGCCGGCCGATTTTTCTGATGTCGAAGTCGTCCGCGAATTCGCCACGTCGAAAGACGGCACCAAAGTCCCGGTGAACATTATCAAACCACAAGGAACCAAGCTTGACGGAGAGAACCCGACCATCCTGTATGCCTACGGCGGTTATGGCATCAGCCTCTCGCCACGTTTCGACGCCACGCTCAGGTTGTGGTTGGATCAGGGAGGAATCTATGTCGTGGCCAACCTGCGCGGCGGCGGCGAGTACGGCGAGGAGTGGCACCTGGCCGGCAACTTGACCCAGAAGCAAAACGTCTTTGATGATTTCGCTGCCTGCGCCGAGTATCTGATCGAAAGCGGCTACACCAATCCGTCAAAGCTCTGCATCAAAGGTGGTTCCAACGGCGGCCTCCTGATGGGCGCAGCATTCACCCAACATCCGGAACTGTACCGCGCGGTTGTGTCTTCGGTTGGCATCTATGACATGCTGCGTGTTGAACTCGATCCCAACGGTGTGTTCAACATCACCGAGTTCGGAACGGTGAAGAACCCTGATCATTTCAAAGCGCTGTACGCCTATTCACCATACCACAACGTGAAGGTCGGCACAGCCTATCCGTCCGTTTTGTTCCTGACCGGCGACCACGACGGGCGTGTCAACCCATCGCAGTCGCGCAAGATGACGGCCTGTTTGCAGGCTGCTACCAGCTCGGCCAATCCGATAATGCTGAGAACCGATTCAAAAACCGGCCATGGCGGTGGAACAGCACTGAGCCGGAAGATTGAATACCAAACCGACGTCTATGCATTTATAATCAGCCAGCTTGACCTGAAGTTCAAACACGACAGGTGA
- a CDS encoding DivIVA domain-containing protein, with protein MDLSPNDIRNCEFSTQMRGYSKEEVDSLLDQVAAALDAVKQENLKLSMEVDSLKSQLAGLRQFEDTIKSAAIDARRNADMTVANAKQEADLILSKAKDEADRVLSSRTEQLGALDSKIAAAEMAKKSYLNKVHGVITSHLEIIEHLVKAEPDIKTTDQDQDHDHDSDVDNDSGKIEVTESGEVDRKQMETIGTPSESDESIRTEEANAAEEIVEVSTEADSDAAESGDNDAETAEAEAPKPIDPELAEALQKYQTNDSSSEQEPNESHAAEEPAPKPGEIVETSARAEDIPPGFIVGPSSGPSESSADKDSATDRFSVPNSSDPEQKSDAPSAGPEDLAKELDKVVAKFEEEMDRAAQS; from the coding sequence ATGGATTTGTCGCCAAACGATATTCGCAACTGCGAATTCTCGACTCAAATGAGGGGCTACTCCAAAGAAGAAGTCGACAGCCTGTTGGATCAGGTGGCGGCTGCGCTGGATGCGGTCAAACAGGAAAACCTGAAACTGTCGATGGAGGTCGATTCCCTCAAGTCCCAGTTGGCCGGGTTGCGCCAGTTTGAGGACACCATCAAAAGCGCCGCCATCGACGCCCGGCGCAATGCCGACATGACCGTGGCCAACGCCAAACAAGAAGCGGACTTGATTCTCTCCAAGGCGAAAGATGAGGCTGACCGGGTTCTTAGTTCTCGCACCGAGCAATTGGGGGCGCTTGATTCCAAGATTGCCGCGGCCGAAATGGCCAAGAAATCATATCTCAATAAAGTACATGGCGTCATTACTTCGCATCTTGAGATTATCGAGCATCTTGTCAAGGCAGAGCCGGATATCAAGACCACCGACCAGGACCAAGACCATGACCATGACTCGGACGTGGATAACGACAGCGGCAAGATCGAAGTAACCGAGTCCGGAGAGGTGGACCGAAAGCAGATGGAAACGATCGGTACACCGTCGGAGTCGGACGAATCGATCCGAACCGAAGAGGCCAACGCCGCCGAGGAGATCGTCGAGGTGTCTACAGAGGCGGATTCGGACGCTGCTGAATCAGGCGATAACGACGCGGAAACCGCCGAGGCTGAAGCACCCAAACCAATCGACCCGGAATTGGCCGAAGCTCTGCAGAAATACCAGACCAACGACAGTTCGAGCGAACAAGAGCCGAACGAATCCCATGCTGCAGAAGAGCCAGCCCCCAAGCCGGGCGAAATTGTGGAGACCAGTGCGCGGGCCGAAGATATACCGCCGGGTTTCATCGTCGGTCCGTCATCCGGTCCGTCGGAGTCCTCTGCCGATAAGGACAGTGCTACTGATAGGTTTAGTGTTCCCAACTCCTCCGATCCTGAACAGAAGTCGGATGCACCAAGTGCCGGCCCGGAGGATCTGGCCAAAGAGCTGGATAAAGTGGTAGCCAAGTTTGAAGAAGAGATGGATAGAGCTGCTCAATCATAA
- a CDS encoding purine-nucleoside phosphorylase translates to MSNADLKKMINEAVAAITGQVDLQPKIGIILGTGLGSLVDGIEMVGSVEYDQIPHFAVSTVESHAGRLLFGHLKGKPVVCMQGRFHFYEGYTYQQITFPIRVMKALGIETLIVSNACGGLNPNFKAGDIMMIKDHINFFGGNPLIGPNDDELGGRFPDMYEVYSFEYQKIAREVALGQGTHLQEGVYIGLSGPCLETAAEYRMLRIFGGDAVGMSTIPEVIVARHQGTRVLGFSIVTDMGLPDAMHPLKIEEVIAIAGEAEPYLRDIIAGCVERM, encoded by the coding sequence ATGAGTAATGCCGATCTTAAAAAGATGATAAACGAAGCCGTTGCCGCCATTACCGGCCAGGTCGACCTGCAACCGAAGATCGGTATAATTCTGGGTACCGGGTTGGGGTCGTTAGTCGATGGTATCGAGATGGTCGGAAGTGTCGAGTACGATCAGATACCGCACTTCGCCGTGTCGACCGTTGAGTCGCATGCGGGGCGCTTGTTATTTGGACATCTCAAGGGTAAGCCGGTGGTTTGTATGCAGGGACGGTTTCATTTTTATGAAGGCTACACCTATCAGCAGATAACTTTTCCCATTCGCGTTATGAAAGCACTCGGTATCGAGACTTTGATCGTATCCAACGCCTGCGGCGGGTTGAACCCAAACTTCAAAGCGGGGGACATTATGATGATCAAGGACCACATCAATTTCTTCGGCGGCAACCCGCTGATCGGTCCCAACGACGATGAACTGGGTGGTCGCTTCCCTGACATGTATGAGGTCTACAGTTTCGAGTATCAAAAGATTGCGCGCGAGGTAGCGCTTGGGCAGGGGACGCATCTACAAGAGGGAGTCTATATCGGTCTGAGCGGTCCCTGTCTGGAAACGGCGGCTGAGTATCGGATGCTTAGGATATTCGGCGGAGACGCAGTGGGAATGTCGACGATACCGGAAGTTATCGTGGCCCGTCATCAAGGGACCAGAGTTCTTGGGTTTTCAATCGTGACCGATATGGGTCTGCCGGACGCCATGCATCCGCTCAAGATCGAAGAAGTGATTGCAATCGCCGGCGAAGCCGAGCCGTATCTCCGTGACATCATCGCCGGCTGTGTGGAGAGGATGTGA
- a CDS encoding adenosine kinase translates to MSKTLVVGVGSALVDLLAHEEDAFLKQIDAAKGGMILVDEPLIQKVVIQLTGQPTMVPGGSACNTLVGVGRLGNDASFVGKCGQDGLGDLLEEGLIASGVHPRLFRSEQPTGRVLSIITPDAQRSMLTFLGASSELSISEITPDCFAGAAVVHVEGYLLFNRDLITTVVTTAKQAGARVSLDLASYTVVEQAKPFLEGLVDDCVDILMANEDEARVFTGQTDESKSLTLLSEKVETAVLKLGERGSVISHRGEIVETAPAGSSDIIDTTGAGDLWASGFLYGLVNDLPLEQCGRIASACGYEVCRVVGAGIPHEGWERIKGLL, encoded by the coding sequence TTGTCAAAAACTCTTGTAGTTGGTGTCGGTTCGGCCCTTGTTGACCTGTTGGCGCATGAGGAAGACGCTTTCCTAAAACAGATCGATGCCGCCAAAGGGGGTATGATCCTTGTCGATGAACCATTGATCCAGAAAGTCGTGATCCAACTGACCGGTCAGCCGACGATGGTCCCGGGCGGTTCAGCCTGCAACACCCTGGTAGGTGTTGGCCGCCTGGGCAACGACGCGAGTTTTGTCGGCAAGTGCGGCCAGGATGGGCTGGGGGACCTTCTGGAGGAAGGACTTATCGCAAGCGGCGTACACCCGAGACTGTTCAGGTCGGAACAACCCACCGGTCGTGTCCTGTCTATCATAACCCCGGATGCGCAGCGATCGATGTTGACTTTCCTGGGAGCATCATCGGAGCTTTCCATTAGTGAAATTACCCCCGACTGTTTCGCCGGGGCAGCCGTGGTGCACGTCGAGGGATACCTGTTGTTCAACCGCGACCTGATCACGACCGTGGTAACTACGGCTAAACAGGCAGGCGCGCGCGTCTCGCTCGACCTGGCCAGTTACACGGTGGTCGAACAAGCAAAACCATTTCTTGAGGGCCTGGTTGATGACTGCGTCGATATTCTCATGGCCAACGAAGATGAGGCGCGTGTTTTCACAGGCCAGACGGATGAGAGTAAGTCACTGACATTACTGTCGGAAAAGGTCGAAACCGCCGTGCTCAAACTTGGCGAGCGGGGAAGCGTCATCTCGCATCGAGGAGAAATCGTTGAGACAGCACCGGCCGGATCATCGGACATCATCGACACCACCGGCGCCGGGGACTTGTGGGCCTCGGGTTTCTTGTATGGCCTGGTTAACGACTTGCCGCTTGAGCAGTGCGGCCGAATCGCCTCGGCCTGCGGCTATGAAGTCTGTCGAGTAGTCGGCGCCGGTATTCCCCACGAGGGCTGGGAGCGGATCAAGGGCCTGCTATAA
- a CDS encoding YggS family pyridoxal phosphate-dependent enzyme, with translation MKDSIAHNIQQLHGQIAGACEEYDRDADDITIVAVTKTHPTVVIQTVVAAGIHEIGESRVQDAEPKIKEAGPIARYHMVGHLQTNKVRKALGLFDVIQSVDTLKLAEEINRQAGILERRVECLIEVNCSGESQKFGVNPEDSLALISQVAALSNIDLIGLMTIGPFVDDDKVIRRTFARCNELFMSGRESVGDQFDTLSMGMSGDFTLAIAEGATMIRIGSSLFGPRP, from the coding sequence GTGAAAGATTCGATTGCCCACAACATTCAGCAGTTGCACGGCCAGATCGCCGGTGCCTGCGAAGAGTACGATCGTGATGCCGACGACATTACAATCGTTGCCGTTACAAAAACGCATCCGACTGTGGTCATCCAAACCGTTGTCGCCGCCGGTATCCACGAAATTGGCGAAAGCCGGGTACAGGATGCCGAACCCAAAATCAAAGAGGCCGGTCCGATTGCCCGTTACCACATGGTCGGCCATCTCCAAACCAACAAAGTCAGGAAAGCGCTCGGACTATTCGACGTTATCCAGTCGGTCGATACGCTCAAGTTAGCCGAAGAGATCAACCGGCAGGCAGGTATCCTCGAACGGCGTGTGGAGTGTCTGATCGAAGTCAACTGCTCCGGCGAGAGCCAGAAATTCGGAGTCAACCCAGAGGACAGCCTGGCGCTCATTAGCCAAGTGGCTGCTCTGTCCAACATCGATTTGATCGGCTTGATGACGATTGGCCCATTTGTCGATGACGACAAGGTCATTCGTCGCACTTTCGCTCGCTGTAACGAGTTATTCATGTCAGGCCGTGAGTCGGTGGGGGATCAGTTCGATACCCTGTCGATGGGCATGTCGGGTGATTTTACGTTGGCCATTGCCGAAGGGGCGACAATGATCCGTATCGGCAGCTCGCTATTCGGCCCCCGGCCATAA
- a CDS encoding protein kinase, translating into MEPDDDKTRTHIVLTKGTMVSHYRIVEKIGAGGMGEVFLAEDTKLDRQVALKFLPPHLCQDEECRKRFKREAQATAKLNHPSIVTIHEVSDFQSRPFIAMEHVGGSSLKEIIAKGVISLSAIIEMARSIVEGLSEAHKAGITHRDIKPDNILVDSADRPKILDFGLAVIEGTEHLTQTGSTLGTIGYMSPEQIDGKVVDERSDLFSFGVVFYQLIAGRAPFKRETATAVLKAILTEAPEPLARYKSDVTEEMQKVITKLLEKDPSARYQCATDLLVALESLDVHPTGSLSTKVEEDSKRKMIVVLPFENLGPADEEYFADGMTEEIISRLSAIRDLGVISRTSAMKYKNSSQSIKEIGADLGVDYVMEGSVRWNRRGKNSDRVRITPQLIRTSDDTHIWSDRYDRTLDDIFEVQSQIAEQVVSQLDIQLRNPERQILNAKPTENIDAYQVYLQGLDFVGRPDYAESDFQSAIKMFEKATELDPFFALAYANLSRAHSMMFFHGYDRSAERASQAKAAVDKAYQLQPELAEVHLVYGYYYYYCLEDFEQALAQLDKTQRELPHDSRVLALIAAIVKRRGRIAEAVQYYERAFELSPRDASLPHEIGCAYMTNRKYTDAQHFYDLSIALAPDQTLAYVCKSWNYWLSQADVNRGCETIGRMQEDTQRHAFYMYQARLFARDYEQALMVLAEAPVVFDEGQWMLSPKSMYEAYAYQRLGDSLKSEEKYNEAKEILEKEIRKRPDDNRPHASMGIVLAALGNAQDAVNEAELSVRLMPVEKNAVVGPFRIEDLAVVHTLLGNSEAAVEHLEYLLSIPCWLSVPILRIDPRWDPLRDDTRFQSLLAKYGGK; encoded by the coding sequence ATGGAACCTGACGATGACAAAACACGCACACACATTGTGCTGACAAAAGGTACGATGGTGTCGCATTACCGAATTGTCGAGAAGATCGGCGCCGGTGGTATGGGTGAGGTGTTTCTTGCTGAGGATACCAAGCTTGATCGGCAAGTAGCGCTGAAGTTTCTTCCCCCCCATCTTTGCCAGGACGAGGAGTGTCGTAAGCGGTTCAAGCGGGAGGCGCAAGCCACCGCGAAACTTAACCACCCCAGCATTGTGACGATTCACGAAGTCTCGGATTTTCAGAGTAGACCATTTATCGCGATGGAACACGTTGGGGGGAGTTCTTTGAAAGAGATCATCGCAAAGGGTGTGATATCTTTGTCCGCGATTATCGAGATGGCGAGGAGCATTGTTGAAGGACTTTCTGAAGCACACAAGGCTGGCATAACTCATCGGGACATCAAGCCGGATAACATCCTTGTAGATAGTGCCGATCGTCCCAAGATTCTTGATTTTGGCCTGGCCGTAATTGAAGGCACCGAACACCTCACTCAAACCGGTTCCACCTTGGGCACAATCGGATATATGTCCCCGGAACAGATTGACGGGAAAGTCGTCGATGAACGATCCGATCTGTTTTCGTTCGGAGTTGTTTTTTATCAGTTGATTGCAGGTCGCGCTCCCTTCAAAAGGGAAACTGCAACCGCAGTCTTGAAAGCTATTTTGACCGAGGCGCCAGAACCACTTGCCCGATACAAGAGCGATGTTACGGAAGAGATGCAAAAGGTGATCACCAAACTGCTGGAGAAAGACCCATCGGCCCGCTATCAATGTGCGACTGATCTGCTTGTTGCCCTGGAGAGTCTGGATGTGCATCCCACAGGGTCCTTGTCAACCAAGGTGGAAGAGGATTCTAAGCGCAAGATGATTGTTGTGCTCCCTTTTGAAAACCTGGGCCCTGCAGACGAAGAGTACTTTGCCGATGGTATGACCGAAGAGATAATCAGTCGGTTATCAGCCATTCGTGACCTCGGCGTAATCTCTCGCACCAGTGCTATGAAGTATAAGAATAGCTCTCAGTCGATCAAGGAGATCGGTGCCGACCTGGGAGTCGATTATGTTATGGAGGGAAGTGTCCGGTGGAATCGCAGGGGGAAAAACTCAGACCGCGTTCGTATCACACCACAGTTGATCCGCACTTCCGACGACACACACATTTGGTCGGATCGATATGATCGCACTCTTGATGATATCTTTGAAGTGCAATCACAGATTGCCGAACAGGTTGTGAGCCAACTTGACATCCAGTTACGGAATCCGGAACGCCAGATACTCAACGCCAAACCGACTGAAAATATCGACGCATACCAGGTTTACTTGCAGGGATTAGATTTCGTCGGGCGACCGGATTATGCGGAATCTGATTTTCAGAGTGCAATCAAGATGTTTGAAAAGGCAACAGAGTTGGATCCTTTCTTTGCATTAGCATATGCGAACCTGTCTCGTGCGCATTCCATGATGTTCTTCCATGGCTATGATCGTAGTGCCGAACGTGCATCACAAGCCAAGGCTGCCGTTGACAAAGCGTATCAGCTTCAACCAGAACTTGCCGAGGTGCACCTCGTCTACGGTTACTATTATTACTACTGCCTGGAGGATTTCGAACAGGCATTGGCGCAACTGGACAAGACCCAACGGGAACTTCCCCACGACTCCCGGGTGCTTGCTCTCATCGCCGCAATTGTCAAACGTCGTGGCCGCATTGCCGAGGCGGTACAGTATTATGAGAGGGCTTTCGAGTTAAGCCCCCGAGATGCATCTCTTCCTCATGAAATCGGCTGTGCGTACATGACCAATCGCAAGTACACCGATGCCCAGCATTTTTATGATCTATCTATAGCCCTTGCTCCGGATCAGACATTGGCGTACGTGTGCAAGTCATGGAATTACTGGCTGTCGCAGGCTGATGTGAACAGAGGTTGTGAGACAATTGGCAGGATGCAAGAGGATACTCAACGGCATGCCTTTTACATGTATCAGGCCCGACTGTTCGCTCGGGACTACGAACAGGCCTTAATGGTGCTGGCCGAAGCACCGGTTGTTTTTGATGAAGGTCAGTGGATGCTTTCTCCAAAGTCGATGTATGAAGCATACGCTTACCAGCGGCTAGGCGACAGCCTGAAGTCCGAAGAAAAGTATAATGAGGCGAAGGAGATTCTGGAGAAAGAAATAAGAAAAAGACCTGACGACAATCGTCCACATGCGTCTATGGGAATCGTACTCGCCGCCCTTGGTAATGCCCAGGATGCTGTCAATGAAGCTGAGTTATCTGTCAGATTAATGCCGGTAGAGAAGAATGCGGTGGTGGGGCCGTTTCGCATTGAGGATTTGGCCGTAGTGCACACTCTACTTGGCAATTCAGAGGCTGCCGTGGAACATCTTGAATATCTGTTGTCTATACCGTGCTGGTTGTCTGTGCCGATACTAAGGATTGATCCAAGATGGGACCCGCTACGCGATGACACGCGATTTCAATCCCTGCTTGCGAAATACGGTGGGAAATGA